One window from the genome of Amycolatopsis sp. NBC_01480 encodes:
- a CDS encoding IclR family transcriptional regulator produces the protein MRTTGRNDGERGVGLVAARIATVLGAFRPGDNTLGVSELARRTGLAKTTVHRLAGHLADAGLLEREGTSLRLGLRLFEIGQLAVRRRGLVDAARPYLADLREATRNTVHLAVLEGTEVVYLDVLRGPDAPDLPSRIGGRFPAHATGVGKAILAYSPESVVAQVIEAGLPRVSSRTITAPGLLRRQLTRIREDGIAFEREESGVGVVCAASPLVAPGGRAVAAVSISGWATRMRTERVAPAVRTVALALSRTLREDA, from the coding sequence GTGCGTACCACTGGGCGGAACGACGGCGAGCGGGGTGTCGGCCTCGTCGCGGCCCGGATCGCGACCGTGCTGGGCGCGTTCCGGCCCGGCGACAACACCCTCGGGGTGTCCGAGCTGGCGCGCCGGACCGGCCTGGCCAAGACGACCGTGCACCGCCTGGCCGGCCACCTAGCTGACGCCGGTCTGCTGGAACGCGAGGGGACGTCGCTCCGGCTGGGCCTGCGCCTGTTCGAAATCGGCCAGCTCGCCGTCCGCCGCCGCGGCCTGGTCGACGCCGCCCGCCCCTACCTGGCCGACCTCCGCGAGGCGACGCGCAACACCGTCCACCTCGCCGTGCTGGAGGGCACCGAGGTCGTCTACCTCGACGTCCTGCGCGGCCCGGACGCCCCCGACCTGCCTTCGCGGATCGGCGGCCGGTTCCCCGCGCACGCCACTGGCGTCGGGAAGGCGATCCTCGCGTACTCGCCGGAATCCGTGGTGGCGCAAGTGATCGAGGCTGGATTGCCGCGGGTGAGCAGCCGGACGATCACAGCGCCTGGGCTGCTGCGGCGGCAGCTCACGCGCATTCGTGAGGACGGGATCGCGTTCGAGCGGGAGGAATCCGGGGTGGGGGTGGTGTGTGCGGCCAGCCCGCTGGTGGCTCCGGGCGGGCGCGCCGTTGCCGCGGTGTCGATCTCGGGATGGGCGACGCGGATGCGGACGGAACGGGTGGCTCCGGCGGTCCGGACTGTGGCGCTGGCGCTGTCCCGGACACTGCGCGAAGACGCATGA
- a CDS encoding LLM class F420-dependent oxidoreductase, translating to MKLGYHLGYWGSGPTPGALEAVLEAERLGFDSVWSAEAYGSDAFTPLAWIGASTSTVKLGTNIVQMSARTPTATAMSALTLDHLSGGRFVLGLGASGPQVVEGWYGQPYPKPLARTREYVEIVRKVLAREEPVTIDGQFYQLPLRGGAGLGKALKPTVHPLRKDLPIHLAAEGPKNVALAAEICDGWLPLFFSPKADAFYRAALAEGFARPGARRTFDDFEVSASLPVIVHDDVEEAASWIKPALALYIGGMGAKGVNFHHDVFARLGYADVSDKVQELYLAGRKAEAVAAIPTSLVEDTSLIGPAAKIREELAAWEETVVTTLLLRGDSGSLAKVADALS from the coding sequence ATGAAGCTGGGCTACCACCTCGGGTACTGGGGCAGCGGGCCGACCCCGGGAGCGCTGGAGGCCGTGCTCGAAGCCGAGCGGCTGGGTTTCGACTCGGTCTGGTCGGCCGAGGCGTACGGCTCCGACGCGTTCACTCCGCTCGCCTGGATCGGCGCGTCCACGAGCACGGTGAAGCTCGGCACCAACATCGTGCAGATGTCCGCGCGCACCCCGACCGCCACGGCGATGAGCGCGCTGACGCTGGACCACCTGTCCGGCGGCCGGTTCGTGCTCGGGCTGGGCGCTTCCGGCCCGCAGGTGGTGGAGGGCTGGTACGGGCAGCCGTACCCGAAGCCGCTGGCGCGCACGCGTGAGTACGTGGAGATCGTGCGGAAGGTGCTGGCGCGCGAGGAGCCGGTGACGATCGACGGGCAGTTCTACCAATTGCCGTTGCGGGGCGGCGCGGGGCTGGGCAAGGCGCTCAAGCCCACCGTGCACCCGCTGCGCAAGGACCTGCCGATCCACCTGGCCGCGGAAGGGCCGAAGAACGTCGCGCTGGCGGCCGAGATCTGCGACGGCTGGCTGCCGTTGTTCTTCTCGCCCAAGGCAGACGCGTTCTACCGCGCCGCGCTCGCCGAAGGTTTCGCGCGCCCGGGCGCCCGGCGGACGTTCGACGACTTCGAGGTGTCGGCCTCGCTCCCGGTGATCGTGCACGACGACGTCGAGGAGGCGGCGAGCTGGATCAAGCCGGCGCTCGCGCTCTACATCGGCGGCATGGGCGCGAAGGGCGTGAATTTCCACCACGACGTGTTCGCCCGGCTCGGCTACGCGGACGTCTCGGACAAGGTGCAGGAGCTGTACCTGGCCGGGCGCAAGGCCGAGGCCGTCGCCGCGATCCCGACCTCGCTGGTCGAGGACACCTCGCTGATCGGGCCGGCCGCGAAGATCCGCGAGGAGCTGGCCGCGTGGGAGGAGACCGTGGTGACCACGCTGCTGCTGCGCGGTGACTCCGGCTCGCTGGCGAAGGTGGCCGACGCGCTGTCCTGA
- the dmpG gene encoding 4-hydroxy-2-oxovalerate aldolase encodes MTTADVLFPAEAASGAPDVRLVDTTLRDGSHAMAHQFTEVQVRETVRALDAAGISLIEVTHGDGLGGSTFNYGFSLTDERELIAAAVDEAKRAKIAVLLLPGLGTVTDLRAAADLGAGAVRIATHCTEADVSIQHFGAARDLGLETVGFLMLAHMSTPEDLAKQGRIMVDAGCQCVYVVDSAGALILEQASDRVAALVAEFGGDAQVGYHGHQNLSFGVANSVLAQRAGAKQIDGSLAALGAGAGNSPTEVLAATFERLGVRTGVDKDALMDAAENVVKKYLTRLPVMDRSSIVQGFAGVYSSFLLHAERAAERYGVPAHEILYRVGAERYVGGQEDMIIDIALRLRKEKDS; translated from the coding sequence ATGACCACCGCCGACGTTCTTTTTCCCGCGGAGGCGGCATCGGGCGCTCCGGACGTAAGGCTCGTCGACACCACGCTGCGCGACGGCAGTCACGCGATGGCCCACCAGTTCACCGAGGTGCAAGTACGCGAAACCGTGCGCGCCCTCGACGCCGCCGGGATCTCGCTGATCGAGGTGACCCACGGCGACGGCCTCGGTGGCTCGACCTTCAACTACGGCTTCTCGCTCACCGACGAGCGTGAGCTGATCGCGGCCGCGGTCGACGAGGCGAAGCGGGCGAAGATCGCCGTCCTGCTGCTGCCGGGGCTGGGCACCGTCACGGATCTGCGCGCGGCCGCGGACCTCGGCGCCGGCGCGGTGCGGATCGCCACGCACTGCACCGAGGCGGACGTTTCGATCCAGCACTTCGGCGCCGCGCGCGACCTCGGGCTGGAGACGGTCGGCTTCCTGATGCTGGCGCACATGTCCACGCCCGAGGATTTGGCCAAGCAGGGCCGGATCATGGTCGACGCCGGCTGCCAGTGCGTGTACGTGGTCGATTCCGCGGGAGCGCTGATCCTGGAGCAGGCGTCCGACCGGGTCGCGGCGCTCGTCGCGGAATTCGGCGGCGACGCGCAGGTCGGCTACCACGGGCACCAGAACCTGAGCTTCGGCGTGGCCAACTCCGTGCTCGCCCAGCGCGCGGGCGCGAAGCAGATCGACGGCTCTCTGGCGGCACTCGGCGCGGGCGCGGGCAACTCGCCGACGGAGGTGCTCGCGGCGACCTTCGAACGGCTCGGCGTGCGCACCGGCGTCGACAAGGACGCGCTGATGGACGCGGCCGAGAACGTGGTGAAGAAGTACCTCACCCGGCTGCCGGTGATGGACCGGTCGTCGATCGTGCAGGGCTTCGCCGGCGTCTACTCGAGCTTCCTGCTGCACGCCGAGCGCGCGGCCGAGCGCTACGGCGTGCCGGCGCACGAGATCCTCTACCGCGTCGGCGCCGAGCGGTACGTCGGCGGTCAGGAGGACATGATCATCGACATCGCGCTGCGGCTGCGAAAGGAAAAGGACTCGTGA
- a CDS encoding oxygenase MpaB family protein — protein sequence MSQDEPEPLGPDSLTWRYFGDWRGLLIGLWAGSMQNMHPGLGAGVEQHSRFFEERWQRLFRSLYPIGGVVYDGPLAHRTALEVRGYHDRIKGVDAKGRRYHALDPDTFYWAHSTFFVSTILIADHFMGGIGEEEKRRLFDEHVRWWRMYDMTMRPVPESWEDFQRYWKHMCAEVLEDNKATRDVLDLRGLAKPPFLPWLPDALWKPLSVLIARNFVWLTVGLYDPEVRELLGFRWSARDARRHRRAGQLVNAVFKLVPRERRYHPRARAGWRRERGELAADAPLVETPRRNLPPLAERGKPEHYSPNV from the coding sequence ATGAGCCAGGACGAACCGGAGCCGCTGGGCCCGGACTCGCTGACGTGGCGCTATTTCGGCGACTGGCGCGGCCTGCTGATCGGGCTGTGGGCCGGCTCGATGCAGAACATGCACCCGGGCCTGGGTGCCGGCGTCGAGCAGCACTCGCGGTTCTTCGAGGAACGCTGGCAGCGGCTGTTCCGCTCGCTCTACCCGATCGGCGGCGTGGTCTACGACGGCCCGCTCGCGCACCGCACCGCGCTGGAAGTGCGGGGCTACCACGACCGGATCAAGGGCGTCGACGCGAAGGGCCGCCGCTACCACGCGCTCGACCCGGACACCTTCTACTGGGCGCACTCCACGTTTTTCGTCAGCACCATCCTGATCGCCGACCACTTCATGGGCGGCATCGGCGAAGAGGAGAAGCGCCGGCTGTTCGACGAGCACGTCCGCTGGTGGCGGATGTACGACATGACCATGCGCCCGGTCCCGGAGTCCTGGGAGGACTTCCAGCGGTACTGGAAGCACATGTGCGCCGAGGTGCTGGAAGACAACAAGGCCACCCGAGACGTGCTGGACTTGCGTGGCCTCGCCAAGCCGCCGTTCCTGCCGTGGCTGCCGGACGCGCTGTGGAAGCCGCTTTCGGTGCTGATCGCGCGGAACTTCGTCTGGCTCACCGTCGGGCTGTACGACCCGGAGGTGCGCGAACTGCTCGGCTTCCGCTGGTCGGCCCGCGACGCCCGGCGCCACCGCCGCGCCGGGCAGCTGGTCAACGCGGTGTTCAAGCTCGTCCCGCGCGAGCGCCGTTACCACCCGCGGGCCCGGGCCGGCTGGCGCCGGGAGCGCGGGGAGCTGGCCGCGGACGCGCCGTTGGTCGAGACTCCACGAAGGAACCTGCCGCCGCTCGCTGAGCGGGGGAAGCCGGAGCACTATTCGCCGAACGTCTGA
- a CDS encoding acetaldehyde dehydrogenase (acetylating): MAERKVTAAIVGPGNIGTDLLAKLRRSERVEVRYMVGVDPASDGLARAAKLGLETSAEGVDWLLARAEPPEIVFEATSAKAHLANAPRYAEAGIRAVDLTPAAIGPFTCPAVNPPERLDLPNVNLITCGGQATIPMVAAISRVTAVPYAEIVASVSSRSAGPGTRANIDEFTETTALGLERVGGAAKGKAIIIINPMDPPMIMRDTVFCAVDPDVDFAAVTESIHRMADEVRRYVPGYALKADPQFDPPRPEWRGQARVGVFLEVAGNGDYLPTYAGNLDIMTAAAARVGDLFAAEMVAAA, encoded by the coding sequence ATGGCAGAACGGAAGGTCACGGCCGCGATCGTCGGCCCGGGCAACATCGGCACCGACCTGCTGGCGAAGCTGCGGCGAAGCGAGCGGGTCGAAGTGCGGTACATGGTGGGCGTCGACCCGGCGTCCGACGGTCTGGCGCGGGCGGCGAAGCTCGGGCTCGAGACGTCGGCCGAAGGGGTGGACTGGCTGCTGGCGCGCGCGGAGCCGCCGGAGATCGTCTTCGAGGCGACTTCGGCCAAGGCGCACCTGGCGAACGCGCCGCGCTACGCGGAGGCGGGCATCCGCGCGGTCGACCTGACCCCGGCGGCGATCGGGCCGTTCACCTGCCCCGCGGTGAACCCGCCGGAGCGGCTGGACTTGCCCAACGTCAACCTGATCACCTGCGGCGGCCAGGCCACGATCCCGATGGTGGCCGCGATTTCGCGGGTCACCGCGGTGCCGTACGCGGAGATCGTCGCCTCGGTGTCGTCCCGCTCGGCCGGGCCGGGCACGCGCGCCAACATCGACGAGTTCACCGAGACCACCGCGCTCGGGCTGGAGCGCGTCGGCGGTGCGGCGAAGGGCAAGGCGATCATCATCATCAACCCGATGGACCCGCCGATGATCATGCGGGACACGGTGTTCTGCGCGGTCGACCCGGACGTGGACTTCGCCGCGGTGACCGAGTCGATCCACCGGATGGCCGACGAAGTACGCCGGTACGTGCCGGGTTACGCGCTCAAGGCCGACCCGCAGTTCGACCCGCCGCGGCCGGAGTGGCGGGGACAGGCACGCGTCGGCGTGTTCCTGGAAGTCGCGGGTAACGGCGACTATTTGCCGACGTACGCGGGAAACCTCGACATCATGACGGCCGCGGCGGCCCGCGTCGGCGACCTCTTCGCGGCGGAAATGGTGGCTGCGGCATGA
- a CDS encoding TetR/AcrR family transcriptional regulator yields MPGRTWAGTTLDDRRAARREQLVAAGLDLLGTEGSAAVSVRAVCRQAKLTERYFYESFADREELVAAVYEHVGEKAREALVAAVQDAPDGRQRAERAVTAFVELVLDDPRLGRVLLLAPLTDPALTRRGLHLMPVFAALVGEQLTRGDETGRRLVAIGLVGALTNIFIAHLDGTLHVGRERLVAHCVRLVLEADEFDHGHP; encoded by the coding sequence ATGCCAGGCCGGACGTGGGCGGGCACGACGCTGGACGATCGCCGCGCGGCGCGGCGGGAGCAGCTGGTCGCCGCGGGGCTCGACCTGCTCGGTACCGAGGGCAGCGCGGCGGTGAGCGTCCGCGCCGTCTGCCGGCAGGCGAAGCTCACCGAGCGGTACTTCTACGAGAGCTTCGCCGACCGCGAGGAACTGGTCGCGGCCGTCTACGAGCACGTCGGGGAAAAGGCCCGCGAAGCGCTCGTCGCCGCGGTCCAGGACGCGCCCGACGGCCGGCAGCGGGCCGAGCGCGCCGTCACCGCGTTCGTCGAACTGGTCCTCGACGACCCGCGACTGGGCCGCGTACTGCTGCTCGCGCCGCTGACCGACCCGGCGCTGACCCGCCGCGGGCTGCACCTGATGCCGGTGTTCGCCGCGCTGGTCGGCGAACAGCTCACCCGCGGCGACGAGACCGGCCGCCGGCTGGTGGCGATCGGCCTCGTCGGTGCGCTGACCAACATCTTCATCGCCCACCTCGACGGCACCCTGCACGTCGGCCGCGAGCGCCTGGTGGCGCACTGCGTCCGGCTGGTGCTCGAAGCGGACGAATTCGATCACGGCCACCCCTGA